The Nerophis lumbriciformis linkage group LG07, RoL_Nlum_v2.1, whole genome shotgun sequence genome window below encodes:
- the rmdn1 gene encoding regulator of microtubule dynamics protein 1 has protein sequence MAALVWTRCGNKTLKTFITKTLKTFITAAKGSRISTTRPFSWATSGRTASLLTSGGAAILVGVPTFSSLVYGSYKKVQRSAVVLALEKDEVLEQADYLYSCAETEKLYQLLQQYKDSDNAEFLWRLARVSRDMSVLPEVDADRKKQLMYEAYHYATTSLERDDSCYAAHKWYAICLSDVGEYEGVKVKIGNSYTIREHLERALTLNPKDATSFHILGYWCFVFAELPWYQRKVAAVMFSSPPTSTYQEALQFFLRAEEVEPNFYSKNMLMLGKTYLALQEPHQAQLWLTKARDYPAHTPEDKEVHKEAVDLLKKFR, from the exons ATGGCGGCTCTTGTCTGGACGCGCTGCGGCAACAAGACCTTAAAGACCTTCATCACCAAGACCTTAAAGACCTTCATCACCGCCGCCAAAGGCAGCAGAATCTCAACAACTCGTCCTTTCTCCTGGGCGACGTCTGGAAGGACCGCCAGTCTCCTCACA AGTGGAGGTGCAGCCATCCTGGTGGGAGTCCCCACCTTCTCCAGTTTGGTGTATGGATCCTACAAGAAGGTGCAGAGGTCTGCTGTGGTCCTGGCTTTAGAAAAAG ACGAGGTTCTAGAGCAGGCAGACTACCTTTACAGCTGTGCTGAGACGGAGAAACTCTACCAACTACTTCAGCAGTATAAAGACAG tgacaATGCAGAGTTCCTGTGGAGGTTGGCCCGGGTGTCACGTGACATGTCAGTACTTCCTGAGGTGGACGCTGACAGGAAGAAGCAGCTGATGTACGAAGCCTATCACTATGCTACTACGTCTCTGGAGAGAGACGACTCTTGTTATGCAGCACACAAG TGGTATGCAATATGTCTGAGTGATGTGGGCGAGTACGAGGGAGTCAAAGTGAAAATAGGAAATTCTTACACAATTCGGGAACATCTTGAG AGAGCACTCACACTCAACCCCAAAGATGCAACCTCCTTCCACATTCTGGGTTACTG GTGTTTTGTGTTTGCTGAGTTGCCATGGTACCAACGCAAGGTGGCAGCCGTCATGTTCTCCTCTCCTCCCACGTCCACCTACCAGGAG GCTTTGCAGTTCTTCCTGCGAGCAGAAGAAG TGGAGCCCAACTTCTACAGCAAGAACATGTTGATGCTGGGCAAGACCTACCTGGCCCTCCAGGAGCCTCACCAGGCTCAGCTGTGGTTGACCAAGGCCAGAGATTACCCTGCACACACCCCGGAGGACAAGGAG GTGCATAAAGAAGCTGTTGACCTCCTGAAGAAGTTCAGATGA